The DNA sequence CTTCAGGTAGGCGCGGTTGAATTGTCCCAGGCGTTGCTGTTCGCGCTCCGTCGCCGCCACCCCCTGGATATATTTGATCGCGGGCAGCGTTTCCATCAGGAACGCCGACAGGTCGGCCGAGCGCTCGCGCACCCGGCGCACCCCGTCGCGCACGCGTTCGCGCATGAAACGCAGGTAAAGCCATTGTATCGGCACCAGTGTCAGCACCAGCAGGCTCAGTTGCGGGCTCAGGTACAGCATGAACGCGACCGTGCCAAGCAGGCCGAACACGCCGCTGATGCCGGCGAACAGGCTGTCGATCGAGAAGCGCTGGATCTCGGCCACGTCGCCATCGAGGCGTGACAGGATATCGCCGCCGCGGTTGCGGGCGTAGAAGGCCGGTGACAGGCGCTGCAGGTGCGCGAACACGCTTTCGCGTATGGCGAACAGGATGCGTGCCGAAACGCGGGTGTAAAAATAGCGGTTGATGCCGCCGAGCAGCGAGGCCGCGAGACCGATCACGAAAATCAGGATCGCGAACTGGAGCAGTTTCGGGAAGTCGCGCGCTATCAGTCCGTCATCGATCAGCAGCTTGGTGATGAAGGGCTGCACCAGCGCCAGCGCGGAGACGCCGAGCGACAGGCCCAGCAGCGCGGCAATCGCCGCGCGCTGCGGACGCAGGAAGCTGCCGAGCCATGTCCACTCGATACCCGCCAGCGGGCGCATCAGGGAAGGCGTGCGAACACCTGCGCCGTGGAGAGACTCATATCACCGCCGGGCAACTCGATATTGCCGAGTTTCTGCAGCGTGTCGGCATCATGGATCGCGATATCGTTGAACGTGCCCGCGAGGTAGACCTTGCTGCCATCGGTGGAGAAATTGAGGCAGTAGTAGCTGTGATCGAGGTCGACCGACATCAGTTCCTTCTGCTGGCTCACATCGTATTTCTTGAGCTGCGTGAGTACGGCGTAGAACTGGTTCCTGTCGCCGGGGCGCGTCATTCCGGAGAACAGCACCACCTCGAGAGGGCCGAAATCGCGCGACTCGGCCTCGCCCGTCGCGAGATCGATCCGCTCGAAACCCCACATGATGCGCGCGGTATCCATGTTGCGCGTGTCATCGGTGAAGCGTGCCGCGGTGTACAAGCGGATGAACTCGTTCGATTGCGAACCTATGGGCCAGATCGACAGCACGTCGCGCTGGCCCTGGAGCGGATCCTCGGCGTGGAGGCTTGCGATCTTCACCGTGGTCTCGCCGGTCTGCATGTTCATCGCGAACACGTCCTGCCCGCCGAGATACAGCGTCTTGCCGTCGGCTGCGGGAATCAGCAGGATGACCTGGCGCGGCGCCGGGAAGGTGCGCACCGGCTTGGCATCGAGTCCGTCGGCGACCTTGTATACCGCGATCCGCGCATCCATGACTTCGTAGCGATCGGGCAGCAGGCGCACCGGGTTCTGGTGCGTGTAGACCTCGGTGCCATCGGTACTGACCGCCAGCGAGCCTATCGATTTCACGCGCACGTTGCCCGCGGACTGGATCGCGGAGAAAGTGAGTTCGCAGGTATCGAGATTCACGCCATACACATTCTCGAACTGGTTGCTGATCACGTAGGCAGTGTGCTTGTCGGGCGCCATGGCGACGGTTCCGCTGCCGTATTTTCCCGGCAGCTCGCAGCTGCGCAGGACCTTGCGGTCGGTGAGATCGACCAGGTGCAGGTTGTTCGGCTTGTTCGCGACCACCATCAGATCGTGCACGGACGATTGCGCGGAGCCCTTGCCGGAGCAGGCGCCCGCGGCGATCGACAGTGCCAGCACCGGGACCAGGCGCGCGTATTTCGAAAGCAGCTTGGGAGAACTGGACATGGCTGGCTCCTTTCAATCCTTGGCCTTGGGGAAAACCGCATCGAGATTGCGCCAGTCCTTGCCCGCCGAGGGCGCATTTGCATCCCAGTCGGGGTAGGTGTTCATCAGGTCGGGCACCTGCGCCGGCCACCAGCAGGGGTCGGCGCAACCGTAGAGGTCGGCCTCCATCGGCTGGCACAGGCCAGCCACGCTGCCGAAAGCATCGACCTCCCAGCCCGGATCGGTGGTCGAGGTGCAGCCGACCACGGTCTGCATTGCAACGACTTCCTGCACGTCATCCGTGCCGGTTGCCGCGTCCAAAAGCTTTGCCTTGGCGTTGAGCGCCTTGAGGTGTTTCATTGACGTGCCCTCCGCGGGGAAAGGAATGTGTCGAAGAATCCCGGGTTGCCCGCGAGAATCCGTGTGTAGACCGTGAGGCCGAAATCCACCCAGTCGCGCAGCAGGTCGCAGTAGTGGTAGACCGGTTGCGCGGGGTCGTTGTAGCGCTGGTAGCTCTCGTGATAGCAGCCGCCCGAGCACAGGTTGCGGATGCGGCAGGTGTTGCAGCCGGTATTGCCGCGATCGAGCCGCTGACCCAGAAAATCCGCCAGTCCCTCGCGATCGAGTCCGCTGTCCACGTTGCCGAAGGTCGGCAGCTCCGAGCCGGTGAAGCGATGACACAGGTTCACGCCGCCGTTCTTGTCCACCGCGACCATCGAGTAGCCGGCACCGCAGGGCAGCGCCTTCTTGGTGCCTTCGTGGATATCGGTCAGCAACTGGTGCAGGTTGGAAAAGCCGATGCTGCGGTTCTCGAGCGCTGCCTCGAGGTAGCGCTCGCCGAGCCTTTTCATGTCGGCGAATACCGCGGCGAGTTCGTGTTCGTCGAGGTTGAAATCGGCGATGTCGCCGGCGGTGACCGGCGCGAAACCGACCTCGGCGAAACCGAGTTCGTTGAACAGGTGATCCCAGATGCCGATCACGTCGGTAGTGCCGTGGGTCAGGGTTACCCGAGCGCCGACCGGGCGGGCGCGATAACTGCCAAGCAACAGGCGCACCTTGCGTGCCACGGTTTCATAGCTGCCCTTGCCGCCGACCGTGATGCGGTTGCGATCGTGCACCGCCTTGGGTCCGTCGATGCTCACCGCGATGCCGAATCGGTGCGCACCGAGCCACGCGATGGTTTTTTCGTCGAGCAGGGTGGCATTGGTGGTGAGCGAGAAATCGACCCGTTTGCCGATTTCCGCAAATCGCTTTTCCGCGAACTCGACCACCTCGCGAATCAGCGCCAGGTTGGTCAGTGGCTCGCCGCCAAAGAACACGATGTTGTAGCGCTCCTGCGCGGGTGACTCGCGCAGCAGCATCTCGATCGACTGCACCGCGGTGGCGAGGCTCATCTTCTCGCCCTTGTCGGGCGTGCTCAGATCCTCCTTGTAGCAGTAGGTGCAACTCAGGTTGCAGCCGGTATTGACGTTGAGTACCACGGTGGTGAGCGGGATGCGACTCACCCTGGCATGCTGCGTCGTGCTGCGGCATGCGGCGCCGTCGCTGACGATATCGAGATCCTGCAATTCCTCCAGCGCCGAAGCCACTTCACTGCTGCCGAAGCGTGCGCCGAGTTCCTGTTGCAACTCGGCCAGCGAGGCCGGTGCGCGGCCACGCAGTGCCGCGATCACCGCCGCGGACAGCGGATCGGCCTCGAACAGCGCGCTGCTCGGGACATGGAACAGCAGGCGCCGTGCCTGGAGTTCGATCTCGTGCACATTGTGCGCCTGCAGTTTGAACACGCTACCCATGGCTGTATACCTGTTCAGCGGATCGGGGGATTGTTCCAGCGCTGCACCGTGACCAGCAAACGCCCCTCGCCCTGCAGCGTGCGTTCCCCATCCTGGACACTGGCAACGACCTTCAGGTTGCCGGCGTTGTTGGTCTGGTACTTGCGCGCCGGGTTGGGGCCGGCGGCCGCCGGCGTGAACACGCCGCTGTCCTTGTCCATGACGCCGGCGAATTTCACATCGTTGTCCGAAGCGGCCTTTTCATCCCAGGGCGCCACTGCCCACTCGGCCGCGACCACGCCGATGCGCATATCGTCCGCCGTACCCGGTTCGCCATCCGCTCCATTGGCCAGCGCGATGGCCTCGAAGGTGGCGCGCACCTTGTCCTGCGAGCCCTCCGATCCGCCAACGCGTCCAACCGCGTAAGCCGGCGTTACCTCGATCCGGTCGATCTGCGTGTACACGGTGAGCGCATTCCCGAGCGTGGCGTTGCCGACGCGCACGGCACGGGGACCGGTCGCTGCGCCGGCCTCGGCGCTGACCGTCACGACCATCCGCTCCGCGTCGCTGCTGACGACCTCGTCGACACGGATGCCCTTGCCGAAATCGGGTTTCCCGGCCAGTCCCGCGCCAGCCAGGACCAGCGTCTGGGTGCCACCCTGGCGCAGGTGCGCCGGAGCGAGCGCCAGCAGCTGCGGCTTGCCGCTGATTTTCCATGCCTCGATGTCGACACCGAATTCCTCGCGCTCGCGCTGGAACATCCGGCCCTCGAGTTGCGCGCCATCTTCGGTTGCGGCCAGTACCTGTTTGTAGGCGACGCCGTTGGCGTCGATGCTGGCGCGCCATTCGTAACCGGTGTAGACGATGGCGCTGCCGGTTCCGCTCAGATCCTCGCCGTCGGCGAACTGTCCTTGCAGATCGATGCGGAAATTGTCCGCGCCGTCCGCGGTGGCGGTCATCAGTGCGTCGAAATCTCCCTTGCCGGGCATATGACCGGCAAGCCGCCAGCGGCCCTCGAGCGCGGGTTTGGTGGCCTTCTGCCAGTCCGACCACTCGGCGGTCTCGTAA is a window from the Gammaproteobacteria bacterium genome containing:
- the peaB gene encoding quinohemoprotein amine dehydrogenase maturation protein, whose protein sequence is MGSVFKLQAHNVHEIELQARRLLFHVPSSALFEADPLSAAVIAALRGRAPASLAELQQELGARFGSSEVASALEELQDLDIVSDGAACRSTTQHARVSRIPLTTVVLNVNTGCNLSCTYCYKEDLSTPDKGEKMSLATAVQSIEMLLRESPAQERYNIVFFGGEPLTNLALIREVVEFAEKRFAEIGKRVDFSLTTNATLLDEKTIAWLGAHRFGIAVSIDGPKAVHDRNRITVGGKGSYETVARKVRLLLGSYRARPVGARVTLTHGTTDVIGIWDHLFNELGFAEVGFAPVTAGDIADFNLDEHELAAVFADMKRLGERYLEAALENRSIGFSNLHQLLTDIHEGTKKALPCGAGYSMVAVDKNGGVNLCHRFTGSELPTFGNVDSGLDREGLADFLGQRLDRGNTGCNTCRIRNLCSGGCYHESYQRYNDPAQPVYHYCDLLRDWVDFGLTVYTRILAGNPGFFDTFLSPRRARQ
- the peaD gene encoding quinohemoprotein amine dehydrogenase subunit beta; translation: MSSSPKLLSKYARLVPVLALSIAAGACSGKGSAQSSVHDLMVVANKPNNLHLVDLTDRKVLRSCELPGKYGSGTVAMAPDKHTAYVISNQFENVYGVNLDTCELTFSAIQSAGNVRVKSIGSLAVSTDGTEVYTHQNPVRLLPDRYEVMDARIAVYKVADGLDAKPVRTFPAPRQVILLIPAADGKTLYLGGQDVFAMNMQTGETTVKIASLHAEDPLQGQRDVLSIWPIGSQSNEFIRLYTAARFTDDTRNMDTARIMWGFERIDLATGEAESRDFGPLEVVLFSGMTRPGDRNQFYAVLTQLKKYDVSQQKELMSVDLDHSYYCLNFSTDGSKVYLAGTFNDIAIHDADTLQKLGNIELPGGDMSLSTAQVFARLP
- the qhpC gene encoding quinohemoprotein amine dehydrogenase subunit gamma: MKHLKALNAKAKLLDAATGTDDVQEVVAMQTVVGCTSTTDPGWEVDAFGSVAGLCQPMEADLYGCADPCWWPAQVPDLMNTYPDWDANAPSAGKDWRNLDAVFPKAKD
- the peaA gene encoding quinohemoprotein amine dehydrogenase subunit alpha — translated: MQKMNCALAALALGCALACPAPQASTPEELIHLNCAGCHLPVEKPDAGLTRMQQQRKTPEGWQMTLTRMHVLHKSPFTDPDGASPEDVMRTLVKYFADTKGLAPAESARYRYSLEQRHNTIDVPEDPEYAVMCARCHAESRVGLQRRSEAEWRDLVHFHLAQFPTSEYSAGGRDRDWLGTGLDTIVPLLSKTYPYETAEWSDWQKATKPALEGRWRLAGHMPGKGDFDALMTATADGADNFRIDLQGQFADGEDLSGTGSAIVYTGYEWRASIDANGVAYKQVLAATEDGAQLEGRMFQREREEFGVDIEAWKISGKPQLLALAPAHLRQGGTQTLVLAGAGLAGKPDFGKGIRVDEVVSSDAERMVVTVSAEAGAATGPRAVRVGNATLGNALTVYTQIDRIEVTPAYAVGRVGGSEGSQDKVRATFEAIALANGADGEPGTADDMRIGVVAAEWAVAPWDEKAASDNDVKFAGVMDKDSGVFTPAAAGPNPARKYQTNNAGNLKVVASVQDGERTLQGEGRLLVTVQRWNNPPIR